Part of the Geodermatophilus obscurus DSM 43160 genome is shown below.
CTGGATGGAGGGCAAGGACGCGGACCTGAGGCCCACCACACCCGAGGAGCAGCTCGGGGCTGAGCTCGCCGACTCGCCGGAAGAGGACCTCCCCGAGCGGGACACCTGATCTGTCCAGCCGGCCGTCACACCGCGGCGGCCCGTGTCCCGGCGTGCTCTCGCCGCGCCGTGAGGGACAGTGACAGCCGTGCCATCGAGCCCGCGCGCTGAGCAACAGGTCCTCGACCGGTTGTCCTCGTTGCGTCAGCACCAGCAGGACGGACGCCGGTCGCCGCACAAGCCGCTGTTGGTCCTCCTGGCGCTGGGCCGTCTGGCTGCAACCGGCACGAGCGCGGTCCCCTGGTCGGACGCCGAGGAGAAGCTGGCCGACCTCATCGCGGAGTTCGGGCCATCGTCGAGGACGAGCCGTGCGCAGAGTGCCGCGTTCCCGTTCACGAGGTTGCGGGCCGACGGTGCGTGGACCCTCGATCGGGAGGTCCCCATGGACACCGTCACCCCGTTGCGCGACGGGGTGACCGGCCGGTTCGAGGCCTCACTGGAGGCAACCTTGAAGGGCCGTCCGGAACTGCTCGACGAGGTCGCGCGGACGCTGGTCGAGAGCCACTTCCCGGGCACGGTCGCCCCGGACGTCCTCGTGGCGGTCGGTCTGGATCCCGACCTGCTCGAGGGGCGCACCGGCAGCGCGAGCCCCGGCCAGCGACGGCGCAGCGGCGCC
Proteins encoded:
- a CDS encoding phosphorothioated DNA-binding restriction endonuclease — encoded protein: MPSSPRAEQQVLDRLSSLRQHQQDGRRSPHKPLLVLLALGRLAATGTSAVPWSDAEEKLADLIAEFGPSSRTSRAQSAAFPFTRLRADGAWTLDREVPMDTVTPLRDGVTGRFEASLEATLKGRPELLDEVARTLVESHFPGTVAPDVLVAVGLDPDLLEGRTGSASPGQRRRSGAWPAAVIAAWDRQCAFCGFDGAAGGAVVGIKAAHVRWFKLGGPDDLDNGLVLCSLHHKLFDRGLLGLDDDLAVVVSQRFSARTPQGRALYDLHGRRLRPRPGAPLPAERHVVWHREQVFQGTALAG